In one window of Paraburkholderia phymatum STM815 DNA:
- a CDS encoding c-type cytochrome, with amino-acid sequence MKSKSYAACVLAGTFAFTGAARAEPAQGLALAQKQNCMSCHSVTRQFMGPSLHDVAAKYASRSDAVHYLTHKILEGSAGVWGPVPMPANTQLTADEATSLASWILTLK; translated from the coding sequence ATGAAATCGAAGTCGTATGCGGCATGCGTGCTGGCAGGCACTTTCGCGTTCACGGGCGCGGCACGCGCGGAACCGGCTCAAGGGCTCGCACTTGCTCAGAAGCAGAACTGCATGAGTTGTCATTCGGTGACGCGGCAATTCATGGGACCGTCGCTCCACGATGTCGCCGCGAAATATGCGTCGCGCAGCGATGCCGTTCATTACCTCACACACAAGATTCTCGAAGGCAGCGCGGGCGTCTGGGGACCCGTGCCGATGCCCGCGAACACCCAGCTCACGGCGGACGAGGCCACCTCGCTCGCAAGCTGGATCCTGACGCTCAAGTAA
- a CDS encoding DUF2486 family protein — MSQSSDPSDQDIPLLTDVMETGHDPHAKTKRPKRSGSHEHAGSHARKHRATHDGASAHEAADEAADEAAQEAARDEYDAPHESAPHPSPSPRVEAAAPPADDDDVPLLDSVYESPEVLSGRALQPEREAPQALAREPAQFVPGEAEFTSGSTAERYVPPPVADLAQAQAHHASTPAATTDYDADLLAERLRGRFATYLNGDGRNLIEARCRDAFQDHTTWLVNQITREVALALETEMLRWVREAIREELGNSATGK, encoded by the coding sequence GTGTCCCAATCCTCCGATCCTTCCGACCAAGACATCCCTCTTCTGACCGACGTGATGGAGACGGGTCACGACCCGCACGCAAAGACAAAGCGCCCCAAGCGCAGCGGCTCGCATGAGCATGCGGGTTCGCATGCGCGCAAGCATCGGGCGACGCATGACGGTGCCAGTGCCCATGAAGCGGCAGATGAAGCGGCAGATGAAGCGGCACAGGAAGCGGCTCGCGACGAGTACGACGCGCCGCACGAATCCGCTCCGCATCCATCGCCTTCGCCGCGAGTGGAAGCGGCAGCGCCGCCCGCCGACGATGACGACGTGCCCCTGCTGGATTCCGTCTACGAGTCTCCCGAAGTGCTGAGCGGCCGTGCGCTGCAGCCCGAGCGCGAAGCGCCGCAGGCGCTGGCGCGCGAGCCCGCGCAGTTCGTGCCGGGCGAAGCGGAATTCACGTCGGGCTCAACGGCTGAGCGCTATGTCCCGCCGCCCGTTGCGGACCTGGCGCAGGCTCAGGCGCACCACGCGAGTACCCCGGCCGCCACGACTGACTACGACGCCGACCTGTTGGCCGAGCGTCTGCGCGGCCGTTTCGCGACGTATCTGAATGGGGATGGAAGGAATCTGATTGAAGCACGGTGCCGTGACGCGTTCCAAGATCACACGACCTGGCTCGTCAACCAGATCACGCGCGAAGTCGCGCTCGCGCTGGAAACGGAGATGCTGCGCTGGGTTCGCGAGGCGATCCGCGAAGAACTCGGCAACTCGGCGACGGGTAAGTAA
- a CDS encoding DNA polymerase III subunit chi gives MTRIDFHSNVGDSLLYACRLVRKAYQAGQPLVVLAEPPRLRAFDEQLWTFSALDFIPHCLATSPLAAQTPIVLASSLDEAPHHQILLNLGATVPPQFARFERLLEIVGNAPDELAAGRDRYRFYRDRGYALNNYKQGA, from the coding sequence ATGACCCGAATCGACTTTCATTCGAACGTCGGCGATTCGTTGCTGTATGCATGCCGTCTCGTGCGCAAGGCGTATCAGGCCGGCCAGCCGCTCGTCGTGCTAGCCGAGCCGCCGCGTCTGCGCGCGTTTGACGAGCAGTTGTGGACCTTCTCCGCACTGGATTTCATCCCGCACTGCCTCGCGACGAGTCCGCTCGCGGCGCAAACGCCCATCGTGCTCGCGTCGTCGCTCGACGAGGCGCCGCATCATCAGATACTGTTGAATCTGGGCGCGACCGTGCCGCCGCAGTTCGCGCGCTTCGAGCGCCTGCTGGAAATCGTCGGCAACGCGCCCGACGAACTGGCTGCGGGACGCGACCGCTATCGCTTCTATCGCGATCGCGGCTATGCTTTGAACAATTACAAGCAGGGCGCCTGA
- a CDS encoding leucyl aminopeptidase, with amino-acid sequence MDFSIKACDWSKGSTNGFLTGKSDCIVIGVFESQTLSGAALEIDAATKGLLTRIIKAGDMDGKTGSTVFLHEVQGIGASRVLLVGLGKQDAFTQKVYGDAVRAAWRAILGTKVAQVTFTLVQAPVKERSSDWAVRAAILALRELTYKFTQMKSKPDTSTRALKRIVFSVDAADEKLAKVAVKQGVALANGMDLTKDLGNLPGNVCTPTYLGNTAKKLAKDWKLKVEVLGQKQIEALKMGSFLAVTQGSVEPPQFIVLQYQGGAAKAAPVVLVGKGITFDTGGISLKPGDSMDEMKYDMCGAGSVLGTLRAVAEMGLKLNVVGIIPTCENMPAGNATKPGDIVTSMKGLTIEVLNTDAEGRLILCDALTYAERFKPAAVIDIATLTGACIIALGHHNSGLFSKDDALAGELLDASKEASDPAWRLPLDDEYQDQLKSNFADIANIGGRPAGSVTAACFLSRFTEAYPWAHLDIAGTAWKSGAAKGATGRPVPLLAQFLIDRAAQ; translated from the coding sequence ATGGACTTTAGCATAAAAGCCTGTGATTGGAGCAAAGGCTCGACCAACGGGTTCCTTACCGGCAAATCGGATTGCATCGTGATCGGCGTCTTCGAGTCGCAGACGCTGTCGGGCGCGGCGCTGGAAATCGACGCTGCCACCAAGGGACTGCTCACGCGCATCATCAAGGCGGGCGACATGGACGGGAAGACGGGGAGCACGGTGTTCCTGCATGAAGTGCAAGGCATCGGCGCATCGCGCGTGCTGCTCGTCGGTCTTGGCAAGCAGGATGCGTTCACACAGAAGGTCTACGGCGACGCCGTGCGCGCCGCGTGGCGCGCCATTCTCGGGACCAAGGTCGCACAGGTCACCTTCACGCTGGTGCAAGCGCCCGTCAAGGAGCGTTCGTCGGACTGGGCCGTGCGCGCTGCGATCCTCGCGCTGCGCGAGCTGACCTACAAGTTTACACAGATGAAGAGCAAGCCCGACACCAGCACGCGTGCGCTCAAGCGCATCGTGTTCAGTGTCGACGCCGCGGACGAAAAACTCGCGAAGGTCGCCGTCAAGCAGGGCGTCGCGCTCGCGAACGGAATGGATCTCACGAAAGATCTGGGCAATCTGCCGGGCAACGTCTGCACGCCCACCTATCTGGGCAACACCGCGAAGAAGCTCGCGAAGGACTGGAAGCTGAAGGTCGAGGTGCTTGGCCAGAAGCAGATCGAAGCGCTGAAGATGGGCTCGTTCCTGGCGGTCACGCAGGGTTCCGTCGAGCCGCCGCAGTTCATCGTCCTCCAGTATCAGGGCGGTGCCGCGAAGGCTGCGCCCGTCGTGCTGGTCGGCAAAGGCATCACGTTCGACACGGGCGGCATTTCGCTGAAACCCGGCGACAGCATGGACGAGATGAAGTACGACATGTGCGGCGCGGGCTCGGTGCTCGGCACGCTGCGCGCGGTCGCCGAAATGGGCCTGAAGCTTAACGTGGTCGGCATTATTCCGACCTGCGAAAACATGCCGGCCGGCAACGCGACCAAACCGGGCGACATCGTCACCAGCATGAAAGGCCTGACGATCGAAGTGTTGAACACGGACGCGGAAGGGCGCCTGATCCTATGCGATGCGCTCACCTACGCGGAGCGCTTCAAGCCGGCCGCCGTGATCGACATCGCCACGCTGACGGGCGCCTGTATCATCGCGCTCGGCCACCACAACAGTGGCCTGTTCTCGAAGGACGACGCGCTCGCGGGCGAACTGCTCGACGCTTCGAAGGAAGCGTCCGACCCTGCATGGCGTCTGCCCCTCGACGACGAATATCAGGATCAGCTCAAGTCGAATTTCGCGGACATCGCGAACATCGGCGGCCGTCCGGCGGGTAGCGTGACGGCGGCGTGCTTCCTGTCGCGCTTCACAGAAGCGTATCCGTGGGCCCACCTCGACATCGCGGGTACCGCGTGGAAGAGCGGCGCGGCAAAGGGCGCGACGGGCCGTCCCGTGCCGCTGCTCGCGCAGTTCCTGATCGACCGCGCCGCACAATGA
- the lptF gene encoding LPS export ABC transporter permease LptF has product MIFERSLQRELAYTAGAVFMVLLTLVLTTMMIRIVGFAASGEIDPRDVLVLIGLTVIGYLAIMLVATLFVSILFVLTRWYKDSEMVVWLASGVSLARFIRPIGVFATPIIILIAFFVFVGWPWSNQQSKLIRARFQQRDEVSLLAPGQFRESAASHRVFFIEKMSPDQGHVENVFVTSTENGKVNVVVSKNGHTETHKNGDRFVVLENGRRYDGEPGHPDFRIMEFERYGVKIQSQPVVSTPTTTGTPTLDLFRDPTRQNLAEFAWRAGLPLIAINLMLLAIPLAHQNPRRSRTINLVMAVLIYLTYSNLLNVVQSWIEQGKMSFGVGLVGLHILVALIVVFIFWLRVRNRPLFTRAMFSRPADRSTQGA; this is encoded by the coding sequence ATGATTTTTGAACGCTCTCTCCAGCGCGAACTGGCGTACACGGCTGGTGCCGTGTTCATGGTTTTGCTCACGCTGGTTCTGACGACGATGATGATCCGCATCGTCGGCTTCGCGGCGTCCGGTGAAATCGACCCGCGCGACGTGCTCGTCCTGATCGGCCTCACGGTCATCGGCTATCTCGCGATCATGCTGGTCGCGACGCTGTTCGTGTCGATCCTGTTCGTGCTCACCCGCTGGTACAAAGATTCCGAAATGGTCGTGTGGCTCGCCTCGGGCGTGAGCCTCGCGCGCTTCATCAGGCCGATCGGCGTGTTCGCGACGCCCATCATCATTCTGATCGCCTTCTTCGTGTTCGTCGGCTGGCCGTGGTCGAACCAGCAGAGCAAGCTGATCCGCGCGCGCTTCCAGCAACGCGACGAGGTCTCGCTGCTCGCGCCGGGCCAGTTCCGCGAATCGGCCGCGAGCCATCGCGTGTTCTTCATCGAGAAGATGTCGCCCGATCAGGGCCACGTCGAGAACGTGTTCGTCACGAGCACGGAGAACGGCAAGGTCAACGTGGTCGTGTCGAAGAACGGCCATACGGAAACGCACAAGAACGGCGACCGCTTCGTGGTGCTCGAAAACGGCCGCCGCTATGACGGCGAGCCGGGCCATCCCGACTTCCGCATCATGGAGTTCGAGCGCTACGGCGTGAAGATCCAGAGCCAGCCGGTGGTCAGCACGCCGACCACGACGGGCACACCGACGCTCGACCTGTTCCGCGACCCGACCCGCCAGAATCTCGCCGAATTCGCGTGGCGCGCGGGCCTGCCCCTGATCGCGATCAATCTGATGCTGCTCGCGATTCCCCTCGCGCACCAGAATCCGCGCCGCAGCCGCACCATCAATCTCGTGATGGCCGTGCTGATCTATCTGACCTATTCGAACCTGCTGAACGTCGTGCAGTCGTGGATCGAGCAAGGCAAGATGTCTTTCGGCGTCGGCCTCGTGGGACTGCATATTCTCGTTGCGCTGATCGTCGTGTTCATTTTCTGGCTGCGGGTGCGCAACCGGCCGCTCTTCACGCGAGCCATGTTCAGCCGCCCGGCTGACCGCTCGACGCAGGGGGCGTGA
- the lptG gene encoding LPS export ABC transporter permease LptG, with protein sequence MRIYEKYFARQVYLTFVFILFAFSGLFFFFDLINELNSVGHGNYKFQYAVLRVALQTPSRFYEIIPVAALISAIYVFAQMAANSEYTIFRVSGLATNQALRSLLKIGIPLVFLTYLIGEVVGPYTDQLSERVRLEALGSSVSSNFESGVWVKDTLTARADGEQVTRFVNVGQLQPDATISNVRIYEFDSKFRLSNVRIAKSGKYQPPGHWLLTDVTDTQLIDVAQDASKPADALNPVYRAKQAALPEYSLRSELTPQILSVLLVAPERMSMFNLFRYIQHLTENHQDTQRYEIALWRKLLYPFAVFVMLVLSLPFAYLHTRAGVVGVKVFGGIMLGMSFQLFNTLFSHIGNLNTWPAPLTAATPALIYLVLGLVGLKWVDRH encoded by the coding sequence ATGCGCATCTATGAAAAGTATTTCGCGCGTCAGGTCTACCTCACGTTCGTCTTCATCCTGTTCGCGTTCTCAGGTCTGTTCTTCTTCTTCGATCTGATCAACGAACTGAACTCGGTCGGCCACGGCAACTACAAGTTCCAGTACGCGGTGCTGCGCGTCGCGTTGCAAACGCCGTCGCGCTTCTACGAAATCATTCCCGTCGCCGCGCTGATCAGCGCGATCTACGTGTTCGCGCAAATGGCGGCGAATTCCGAGTACACGATTTTCCGCGTGTCCGGTCTCGCGACGAATCAGGCGCTGCGTTCGCTGCTGAAGATCGGCATTCCGCTCGTGTTCCTCACGTATCTGATCGGCGAAGTCGTGGGACCGTACACGGACCAGTTGTCGGAGCGGGTGCGTCTCGAGGCGCTGGGCTCATCGGTGTCGAGCAACTTCGAGTCGGGCGTCTGGGTGAAAGACACGCTGACGGCGCGCGCCGACGGCGAGCAGGTGACGCGCTTCGTGAACGTCGGACAGCTGCAGCCCGACGCGACGATCTCGAACGTGCGCATCTACGAATTCGATTCGAAGTTCCGTCTGTCGAACGTGCGCATCGCGAAGTCGGGCAAGTATCAGCCGCCCGGCCACTGGCTGCTGACGGACGTCACGGACACGCAACTGATCGACGTCGCGCAGGACGCCAGCAAACCCGCCGATGCGCTGAATCCCGTGTATCGCGCGAAGCAGGCGGCGTTGCCTGAATACTCGCTTCGCTCGGAACTGACGCCGCAGATCCTGTCGGTGCTGCTGGTCGCGCCGGAACGGATGTCGATGTTCAATCTGTTCCGCTATATCCAGCATCTGACCGAGAACCACCAGGACACGCAGCGCTATGAGATCGCGCTGTGGCGCAAGCTGCTGTATCCATTCGCGGTGTTCGTGATGCTGGTGCTGTCGCTGCCGTTCGCGTATCTGCATACGCGCGCCGGCGTGGTCGGTGTGAAGGTGTTCGGCGGGATCATGCTGGGCATGAGCTTTCAGCTGTTCAACACGCTGTTCTCGCATATCGGTAATCTGAATACGTGGCCTGCACCGTTGACGGCTGCGACGCCGGCGTTGATCTATCTCGTGCTCGGGTTGGTCGGGCTGAAGTGGGTCGACCGGCACTAG
- a CDS encoding sirohydrochlorin chelatase: MGPHGIVLFAHGARDVRWAEPFERLAARLRELRGASAGTVSLAFLELMTPDLPAAVAAQVADGASVITVVPVFFGQGGHIRRDLPVILDQCRAAHPSVEIRCSTAVGEDADVIEAIAGYCLRQAF, encoded by the coding sequence ATGGGACCTCATGGAATCGTGCTGTTCGCGCATGGAGCCCGCGACGTTCGCTGGGCTGAGCCCTTCGAACGCCTCGCCGCGCGTTTGCGTGAGCTGCGCGGGGCATCGGCCGGCACCGTCTCCCTTGCGTTTCTCGAACTCATGACGCCGGATTTGCCCGCCGCTGTAGCGGCGCAAGTCGCCGATGGCGCGTCTGTTATTACCGTCGTGCCGGTTTTCTTCGGACAAGGCGGGCATATCCGGCGTGATTTGCCTGTCATTCTCGATCAGTGCCGGGCGGCACATCCCTCCGTCGAGATCCGGTGTTCGACTGCTGTCGGCGAAGATGCCGATGTGATCGAGGCGATCGCGGGTTATTGCCTGCGGCAGGCATTCTGA
- the bla gene encoding class A beta-lactamase: MSFSSLRRSLLIALAAGPMIGVRAQPASSVSINLAARERFEQLEASSGGRLGVAALRTADGSYVGYRESERFPMCSTFKLLAVALILKRSMAERGLLEERIRYGDAQVVAHSPVTKRHAGGEGMTVGELSAAALQHSDNTAANLLLTSLGGPEVLNQFALSIGDTWFDLVRNEPEVNASVPGDMRDTTSPRAMLLDVQKLLLADDVLGAREREQLKAWMLGNTTGATRIRAAVPAAGWLVADNTGSGDYGTANDVAVVYPPSSAPLVVAIYFTGVTPKETPPQDAIVDEAARIVFDALR, translated from the coding sequence ATGTCTTTTTCTTCTCTGCGTCGTTCACTGCTGATTGCGCTTGCGGCTGGTCCCATGATCGGCGTACGTGCGCAGCCGGCTTCCTCCGTATCGATCAATCTTGCTGCGCGTGAGCGCTTCGAACAACTGGAGGCATCGAGTGGCGGCCGGCTCGGCGTCGCGGCGCTCAGAACGGCTGACGGTTCCTATGTCGGCTACCGGGAGTCGGAACGCTTTCCGATGTGCAGTACTTTCAAGCTGCTCGCCGTCGCATTGATCCTGAAGCGCAGCATGGCCGAACGCGGCTTGCTCGAAGAGCGCATCCGCTACGGCGACGCTCAGGTCGTCGCTCATTCGCCCGTCACGAAGCGGCACGCAGGCGGCGAGGGAATGACGGTAGGGGAGTTGAGTGCAGCGGCGCTCCAGCATAGCGACAACACCGCGGCCAATCTGTTGCTGACGTCGCTTGGCGGGCCGGAGGTGCTGAACCAGTTTGCGTTATCGATCGGCGACACCTGGTTCGACCTCGTTCGCAACGAACCCGAAGTGAACGCATCGGTGCCCGGGGACATGCGTGACACCACGTCGCCGCGCGCGATGCTGCTCGATGTGCAGAAACTGCTGCTCGCAGACGACGTGCTGGGTGCGCGCGAGCGCGAGCAGTTGAAGGCGTGGATGCTGGGCAATACGACGGGTGCCACGCGCATCCGCGCGGCCGTGCCTGCGGCCGGATGGTTGGTCGCGGACAACACGGGCAGTGGAGACTACGGCACGGCTAACGACGTCGCCGTGGTATATCCGCCCTCGTCGGCGCCGTTGGTCGTCGCGATCTACTTCACGGGCGTGACGCCGAAGGAAACGCCGCCACAGGACGCAATCGTCGACGAGGCGGCGCGAATCGTATTCGACGCGCTGCGATGA